In the genome of Montipora foliosa isolate CH-2021 chromosome 3, ASM3666993v2, whole genome shotgun sequence, one region contains:
- the LOC137995235 gene encoding uncharacterized protein gives MSSEAKHQIILPKNSHVTSLVVDHYNRLSGHSGRQHVLSLIRQKYWVVKANSTVRKVLTNCYKCRRQEAPFCEQKMADLPEDHLIPSNPPFTTVGVDYFGPFQVRHSRSLVKRYGVLFTCLTIHAVPIEVAHSVDTDSFLLALRRFIARRGQVREMRSDNGTNFTSGEHELQESIQAWNNNKISEEMLQKNTKWSFNPPYGSHHGGIWERCIRSVQRILRALQ, from the coding sequence ATGTCGTCAGAGGCAAAACATCAGATTATCTTGCCCAAGAATAGCCACGTCACAAGCCTCGTCGTTGATCATTATAACAGGCTTTCAGGTCACTCAGGGAGACAGCATGTGCTGAGCCTAATACGCCAGAAGTACTGGGTTGTTAAAGCAAATTCCACAGTCAGAAAGGTTCTAACAAATTGTTACAAATGTCGCAGACAGGAGGCACCATTTTGTGAgcaaaaaatggctgatttaccTGAGGATCATTTAATCCCCAGCAATCCTCCTTTCACAACTGTTGGAGTGGATTACTTCGGCCCATTTCAAGTGCGCCATTCCAGAAGTCTTGTCAAAAGATACGGTGTCCTATTCACTTGTCTTACCATTCACGCAGTACCTATCGAGGTTGCCCATAGCGTCGACACTGACTCATTCCTGCTTGCACTCAGGCGGTTTATCGCGAGAAGAGGCCAAGTTCGAGAAATGAGATCAGACAATGGAACCAATTTTACCAGTGGAGAACATGAGCTACAGGAGTCAATCCAAGCCTGGAATAACAACAAGATTTCCGAAGAAATGTTGCAGAAGAACACCAAGTGGAGTTTTAACCCCCCTTATGGCTCACACCACGGTGGAATTTGGGAACGCTGCATTCGTTCAGTGCAGAGAATCTTGCGTGCTCTTCAATAG